AATAAATCTTAAGTTCAATGTTCTTAGATTAATAGCGCTTTATTTTAAGATGTTAAGGAGCAATACAATTGGCTTTTAAAAATAGATTATTCCGCAGAGATCCGCAAAGAATTTCGTGGAGTTGCACAAAAAGGCTTTGCTAAATCTTCTTGAAATTTTTTGCGAATCTCTGTGGGAGAAAAAACCTTAATAATTAGAAATCAATTCGCGACCATGCCATAAAACGCTTGGATTAATCAGAACAATACAGCACACTCCAGATACAATTAAGAATTTAAGAACATTATGAAGTCTTAGATATTGTTCTTTAGAGTCAGATTTCCATAAATAAATCAAAAAGAAAAGTAAAACCGCAAAGCAGACATAAAAATAAATGTCCATATAACCGACATCATAAATATTAACCAAAACATAAACAGGTAAAATGGTAGACAAGGTCAAAACCGTGATAATTTGCTTAGAAATTTTTTCTCCGTATAAAACCGGAATTGTTCTATAGTCATTTACTAAATCGCCTTTCAGATTTTCTAAATCTTTTATCATTTCGCGAATCAATAAAAGCAGGAACAAGAAAACCGCATGTGCCGAAATCACTACGAAATGACTCATGTGATTCTCAATTTCTTCAAACGAAATCTTATTATAGAAATAAAGTAAAATGGCAAAAAAAGGCGTTACAGCAAGCAATGCAGACAGTAAATTTCCAATAATTGGATACTTTTTAATTTTATGAGAATAAAACCAAATCATAAAAATATAACCTGAAAAAAACAAAAAAGCTCTCCAGGAAACTATAAAAGCCATTAGAACGGCAAGAAAATTCAAACTGAAATAAACGTTCAATTTGGTTTTCTGACTTACCAAACGATCCAGCATCGATTTATTCGGACGATTAATCAAGTCCTTCTGGCTGTCGTAAAAATTATTGATAATGTAACCAGAAGCAATTGTAATAGCCGAAGCAAAAACAATTAAAAACAAATGAAAATCCAGCAGAATATCCAATGCTCTGATTTCTGGAGCAAGTATAAAAATTGCCGATAAATACTGGGCTAAAATTATTATTGGAATATTGTAACCTCGAACTACAGAGAACAGACTAACAATTTTCATTACTAAAAGTTTTTGTTGTCTGCTTAACATAGATGATAGGGTGGGATTTATTTAATTTAGGGAAGTTAAAGTATATTTTTTGATTCTGAAAACTAGAGCTTATTTTTTAACAATTCTTCAGATCCATAACCTAGTTTTCGTATGCAGGCTAAAGCTTGTTTTTGTGTAATATCGATTTCTGTAATATCTTTTTTATCTACAAAAACCACCGAACCGCTCCACGGATTTGGAGCGTCTGGTATAAAAACGGTAAATTTATCATCACTGACTGGTTCTATTAAAAAAGCAAATTGCAAACCAGCATCAGTTGGCACTAAAATTACTTTTAAATCGTCTTTGGATTCTAGACCCAGTATATTTTCATTCATGCTTTTCATAAACGAATAACCGGGAACAAAACTTAAAATGCCATCTTCTAATTTCTGAACTACTTTTTCGGCAGCAGCTGTTCTTGCTAGTAATCCAGCAACCAGACAGATTAGAATTATAATTAATAACCCAACAAGTTCTTGAAGTGCAAGTCCTAAAACGCTTACTTTTGGTAAAGCACTTACTAACGGGAGCGTTGTTTTTTGTACAATACCATATCCTTTTTCCAAAACAATTAATAGTACCACTAAAGGCACTAAAAAAATAATTCCTCCTAAAAAAGTTGCTTTGACAATCTTTAAAATACTTTTCATAGGCAATAATTTTTTAAGATTAAATGTTAGGAAAGGGTATTCAATAAATCACAACAATATTTTAAGAGGTTAAACTTTAAAACTGGTAAACTACTTCTAATTTATAGTCTTTTAAGGATGTTTTGGCTCTTTCTAAATCTTCGGTAAAACCTAGAATATAACCGCCGCCTCCAGAACCGCAAAGTTTTAGGTAATAATCGTTTGTGTCAATTCCGTGTTGCCAGATTGCGTGAAATTGTTCTGGAATCATGGGTTTAAAGTGATTTAAAACAACTTTAGAAAGTTTTTTGGTATTGGTAAACAAAGATTTCATATCGCCATGCAGGAAGTTTTCTACGCAGGCATCTGTATATTTCACAAACTGATTTTTAAGCATAGCACGGAAACCTTTGTCTTTTAGGTTTTCCATAAAAATACTAACCATTGGAGCTGTTTCTCCAACAATTCCTGAGTCTAACAAAAATACAGCACCTTTTCCGTCAAAACTTTGAGTCGGAATTCCAGTTGCTTCAATATTATCTTTAGAATTAATCAGGATTGGAATGCTTAAATAGCTGTTAAGAGGATCCAAGCCAGAACTTTTTCCGTGGAAAAAGCTTTCCATTTGAGAAAATATATTTTTTAATTGTAATAATTTTTCACGAGTCAGATTTTCCAGAACAGTGATTTTGTTGGTAGCATATTTATCGTAAATAGCTGCAACAAGCGCACCGCTACTTCCAACACCATATCCTTGTGGAATACTAGAGTCGAAGTACATTCCAGTTTCAACATCATTTTTTAAAGTTTCTAAATCGAAAGTAACCAATTCTGGCTGTTGCGTATGTAGGCCTTCAAGATAAGAAGCGAAACTTCTTAAACTTTTGTTTGATGAAATGGCTTCTTCTGTAGGCTCTTCAGATTTTTTTAAAGCGCCGTTGTAAAAGTTATAAGGAATAGAAAGTCCTTTAGAGTCGCGGATAATTCCGTATTCTCCAAAGAGTAATATTTTTGAGTAAAATAATGGTCCTTTCATGATTTATTTTATGTCTTTTTTTATTTTATTTGGGTCTTGTCGTGTGTCGAAAAATGCAATTATTTCAACTCTTTTTGTGTTGAATTTATAATAGATTGATGTTTGTTTTGACAAGACGCATTTGTGATAGTTTTTATTTAGTCCTGATTTAGGAAAAATTTCAGGTTCTATTTGTATTAGATAAATTGCTTTGTCCAGTTTTGATATAAATTTATCCTTTACTTTTTTTGACCACTTTATTTCCAGATATTCAAATAATTCTAATAAACTTTTTTCTGCATTTTTTGAAAAGATTATTGTTCTTTTCATTAACGATGCTGTTTCATAATATCTTCATACAAAACAAATTCACCTCGTTCAATTTGTCTTTCCCCCTCTTTAATTTCTTCTTTTTGCTCATCAGTTAGATCATCCCACCAATCTTTTTTCTTTTTGGTCAACAGTTTTTTGACCGCCAAAATGATTGAAAGGTCATCTGTGCCTTCCAGAATATCTATCACTTCACGTTTTTCTAATTGAATGTCCATAACCAAAAATTTAACTAAAGATAAGGAAAATTATAATGCAATTGAGCCTTCTCCAATTTTGTCGCAAATGTATTGACTATTCTGACAAAATACAACTAATTCGTCTTGAATAAATTGTAATACTTTTTCGGTAACGTTTTCGGGATAAAGGACATGCACATTTGCGCCAGCATCAAGTGTAAAACATACTGGAATCTGTGTTTCATTTCTAAATTTCCAAATGGCATTTATGATTTGCAGCGTGTTTGGTTTCATCAAAATAAAATAAGGCATAGATGTCATCATCATTGCGTGTAAAGTCAAAGCTTCACTTTCTACAACTTTAATGAATTCTTCTAAATTTCCGTTTTCAAAAATCTTGATTAATTGATCTAAGTTTTCGTGCGCCTGAGCAAAACGTCTTTCAGCGTAAGGGTGATTGTGCATTAAATCATGTCCTACAGTACTCGAAACCTGTTTTTCGCCTTTATCGACCAATAAAATAGTATCTTGATAATTCTTGAAATTCTCATGAATAGAATATGGAAATTCAACGCCAAATAAATCTGTACTTCCTTTAATGTTTACCTGATTTCCCCAAACCACCACATTTCCTTTTACACTTCTACAGGCACTTCCAGAACCTAAACGAGAAAGGAAAGATGCTTTTTGATAGAAATATTCATCGGTCATTTCGGGATTTAGTTTTCTTTCCAAACTCATAAAATTCATTGCCAGAGCAGCCATTCCTGAAGCCGAAGAAGCAATTCCTGAACTATGGGGGAATGTATTCTGTGTATCAATCGTAAAATGATAGTCTTTCAAAAACGGCAGATAAACTTCAACCCTTTCTAAAAACTTCTGAATCTTTGGTTTAAAATCTTCTTTTGGTTTTCCTTCAAAAAGTAAATCAAAAGAAAAATTTCCGTTGTTGTCTTTTTTTGAGAAAGCCAATTTTGTAATTGTTTTGCAATTATTTAAAGTAAAACTTACTGAAGGATTTGCTGGAATCTGATTGTCTTTTTTTCCCCAATATTTAACTAATGCAATATTGCTTGGAGCGCTCCATTCAAAGTTTCCGTTTTCGATTGTTGAAGTATATAGATTTGGTATAAAATCGGCTGCTGTTAACATGAATTGTAAAATTTTGGCAAAGATAGTTTTTAAATTTTTTCACCATATAAGTTATTTAAGAAATATAAGTTGGGTTTTCTAAAATGAACTTATATTTCTTATATGATTTAAAAATTTCTTTTGACTATTTTTGAATTCAAAATTTGATGTCATGAATAAATTTGTAAAAATCGCTATAGCTTTAGTAATTTGTTTAACAGTTGGATATTCTGCTAGTTTAGTAACAAGACCAAGTATTGAGACTTGGTATGTAACATTGGAAAAACCAGTTTTTAATCCGCCGAACTGGATTTTTATGCCTGTTTGGACGATTCTTTACATTCTTATGGCTGTTGCAGCAGCATTAGTTTGGGATAAAATAAAAGAACAAACAGAGGAAGTTAAAAAAGCATTGCTTTTCTTCATCATTCAATTGATTTTAAATGCTATTTGGTCTTATTTATTCTTCGGATTAAAAAACCCGATGTTGGCTTTAATCGAAATCGCGCTTTTATGGCTGATGATTTACGAGACATATTTAAAGTTCGTCAAAATCAATAAAATTTCAGGCTATTTATTGATTCCATATTTAGCTTGGGTTGGATTTGCTACAGTTTTGAATGCTAGTATTTGGTGGCTGAATAAGTAAAATTTTTAGTTTCAGGTTTTTCTTTGTTTCAAGTTAAGCTATTTCAACTTATTAAATTCTTCGTTTTTAGCATATAGAAAGTCTATTAATTCCAGAGTATTTGATTTTTCTAAAAGAATTTTAGATTTTGGATCTGCATTACAAAAATTTAAGAAAATTTCTTTTTCTTCGGGGTTTATTTTCAAATTCTTAATGAAAAAATCCGGGCGACAGGAAGCGATGATAAGCTTCTTAAAACGGTCGTCACGTGGCTCAATTTTTTTATGTGGTTTATCAAAAATTGGATAATTATAATTAATAGCATTTTTAATCTTACCATCATAAACATTAACTTTTGTAGTTACATCATCAAATTGCTTGCGAATTTTGATTTTATTTATTTCTTCTCGATCATTGGCGATATTTTTAATTTCAGTTTTAGTAAAAACAGATCGAGAAACGATAACCTCATCTAATTCTTCAGCTTTTGGTATCATTTTAACAATAAGTTCACTTTTTTCAAGGTCTTTCAGGTTGATTTTTAATCTTGTAAGGAAAAAATCCTTAGAGAAAAAAAGCAAACTATCTTTTTCTTTAGCCAAAATGGAGAATTCTCCCAGCTCATTTGTTCTAGTACTGGTTTTAGCTGTTTTATTTATAACTTCTACTTTATCGAGAGGAGTGTTATTAGAAATTACTTTTCCGTGAAGAAATTTTTCGGTTTGAGAGATACTAAGCTGATAAGTAAGAAAAGAAATTGTAGTGAGTAATTTTACCTTCATTTACGGATTTTTTAGTTTTTAATTCCAGTATTCAATTTTTTAAACTCTTCATTTTTAGCATATAGAAAATCCATTGTATAGAGTAAATTTTTCTGTTTTAGAATAATTTCAGATTGCGGATCGGCTGTGCAAAATTCTAGGAAAAGGACTTTTTCATCAGGATTTAATTTTAAATCTTTCGTAAAAAAATCTAAAGGACAAGTTGCTTCCGCGAATGTTTTGAAATCCAATTCAGGAGCTTTCTTTTTAGTTTTTTTGTTGTTGCTGTCTTCTTTTTTAAACAAACCTAAAAGCCCCGCGCCCATAGCGCCAAAATTCATTCCATTTGCAATGGTGCCATCATAGACGCCAGTATATTTTCGTAAATCGCTCGAAGCTCTCATTAATGCAATCGAATCTGAAACTTCTTGAGCAGGACCAACATGAGGAAATTTTATAGTTGTAATTAAGACTTCATCGAGTTCTTCCGGTTTCAAAATCATATTTACAATCAGGTTGTTTTGATCTATGTTTTCCTGAGAAATTTTAAATCTTTTAAAGAAATAGTCTTTGGAGTAAAAAAGCACGCTGTCTTGTGGACGGACTAAAATTGAAAATTCGCCTAGCTCATTTGTTCTAGTGCTAGTTCGAGCTGTTTTGTTAATCACTTCTACTTTATTAAGAGGAATGTTTTGAGAAAAAACTTTTCCGTTTAATAGTTTTTCTGTTTGAGAAACACTGAGTTGATAAGTGAAAATAGAAATTGTGGTAAGTAATTTTACTCTCATATAGGATTAATTAGTTGAGAGTAAAATTATTAGAATAGTCTTAATGAAAACTTACGGAATGTGTAAATTCTTGTTAATAAAATTATCGCATATTTCGAACAAATTTTTCCAGTTCTCCAGTATTAAATAAAACAGGTCCGTGACCAAAACACAATATTTTAGGTTGTAACGATGCTAATTTAAGAATGGATTTTCTATTGATTTCTCTATCAGCGGTAAATAAATGGGGAGGTTCGTGCAAACCAACTTTTGTCGTCAATAAGTTCATATTGGTCATCACATCTCCTACAATCAAGATTCCGTCTTTTTCTCTGAAAAAAGAGATATGTCCACTTGAATGTCCCGGAGTTTCAATAACCGTGAATCCGCCAATTTGATCTCCTTCTTTTAAAGTTTCAGAAACGGGATGTCCTTTTCCTGCCCAAAAGTTTTTCTGAAATTTAGAAATGATATGATTCGGATTTGGGTATTCTGTAATTACATTTCCATTTTCGGCAAATGCTTTTTCAGGTTCACTGCATAAAAGAGGAATATTCAAAGTTTCACAGATTACTTTGCTGCTTCCCTGATGATCGGCGTGAGCGTGAGTTAAGACGTGTTTGTTGACAGATTTGTCTTTCAGTGCTTTTATTATTTTATTGGCAGAAGTTCTAATTCCCGCATCAATTAAAACATCTTCGATCAAATAGCAATTAATGGAATTACAAGGAAATAAAGGAATCTGGTAAACGTCTTTGGCAATATTCTTCATCTTTTTCAAATTTTATTTTGACAAAGATTCGAATTCGGTTTTTCAATCCACTTGATAAATGTTAAGAAATATCCTGACGGATTCTGCTCAACGATTCGGGAGTAATTCCTAGAAAAGAAGCAATGTAAATTAAAGGTGTTCGCTGAATTATTTTGGCTGGAGTCGATGCCAAAAAAGTCTGGTATTTTTCTTTTGCGGGAATCATTTGCAGTTTTAAAACACGATCTGCCATACACAGGTAATTTTGCTCGGCTAAAATTCTCCCAACACGTTCCCAATTCGGAATTTCGTTATACAGAAACTGCATTTTTTCGAAAGTAATCGAAAGAATTTCACAATCCTCAATACATTGAATGTTTTCAAAAGAAATAGATTGGTTTATAAAACTAGAATACGAAGCAATAAAACCTTCGTCGGAACTTAAATAGGTAGTAATTTCTTTTCCGTCTTTTAAGTAGTAAACACGTGCTAGACCTTCAATAATAAAAAAGATTTTATTGCTAATTTTTCCCATTGAAGAAAGAAATTCTTTAGCAGTAAATTTTTCATATTCAAAACAAGAATCGATCTTTTCGATTTCTTTTTCAGAAAACGAAGCGATTGATAGTATTTGTTTTTGTAATTCAGCATTCACGATTACAATATTTCAATTAATTCCGAAGCATTATTAATAACCACTTTTGCTCCGCTAGATTTCAATTCCTCTTCGGTTCTGTACCCCCAAGTAACGCCCACAGGAAACATATTAGCATTTACTGCGGTTTTCATATCAATATCAGAATCTCCAACAAATAATATTTCTTCTGGTTTTAAATTCCATTTTTTACTGATTTCAATCGCTTCAAACGGATTCGGTTTCTTAAGCGCTTCTGTACTCAACCCTATCGCTGTATCAAATTGCTTTGGGAATATTTCAGATGCGATTTTCTTCGTCAATTCATCGGCTTTGTTAGAAAAAACAGCCATTTTAATGTTTTGTGAAGTCAGGTTTTCTAGCAATTCAATAATTCCTTCGTACGGTTTTGTTTTTAGGGTACAGATTTTAGTGTATTCATCGACCATACATTCAAAACAACTTTCGATTTCATCATCAGAATTGTTTGTGGCAGGTAAAGCTTTACTTACCAGATTTCGTAAACCGCTCCCAATAAAATATTGATAAGTGTCGTAAGTATGTGTAGGATAATTTAAAGCGGTAAGTACTTTATTCATTGCATCTGAGATGTCTTCCAATGAGTTTACTAATGTTCCGTCTAAATCAAAAATAATTCCTTTAAATTTCATTCTATTAAATATTTTGAGCCAAAATAAACCCGCTTGTCCAGGCATTCTGAAAATTAAAACCTCCCGTAATAGCGTCGATATTTACAATTTCGCCAGCAAAATAAAGATTTTGATGAATTTTGCTTTCCATGGTTTTGAAATTGATTTCTTTTAAATCGATTCCGCCGGCAGTAACAAATTCTTCTTTAAAAGTGCTTTTCCCGTTAACTTTAAATTCAGATTTTGTGAGTTGTAATGCTAAATTCTGTAATTGGTTTTTTGATAAATCTGCCCATTTGGTTTCTGTTTCAATTCCAGAAGCCAGAACCAAACTTTCCCATAATCGATTTGGAAAATCAAAAGGAGATTTTTTTGAAACTGCTTTTTTAGCGTGTTCTTGTTTTAGATCTTTTAAGGTTTTTTCGGCATCTTCAAAATCAACATCATTTAACCAATTGACGAAAATCGTAAACTGATAATTTTTATCGTGTAAAATGCGAGCGCCCCAAGCCGAAAGTTTCAAGATTGCAGGTCCGCTCATTCCCCAATGGGTAATTAACAAAGGACCAGTAGATTCTAGTTTGGTATCTTTTACATGTACGGTAACTTGTGCTGCAACGCCAGGTAATTCTTTAATTCGGGAATCTTTGATATTGAAAGTAAATAGGGAAGGAACGGGACTTACAATTGCATGTCCGTGTTCCTGAAGCATTTCCCAAATTTTAGGATTGCTTCCTGTTGCCATTATTAATTTTTCTGTTGCGAAATTATCACTTTGTGTATCAATTTTCCAATGATTTTCTTTTTTGAAAATAGACTGAACGCTTTGCCCTGTCAGCACTTTTATGCCTAATTTTTCAGTTGCTTTTAAAAAACAATCAATTATGGTTTGGGACGAATTAGAAACGGGAAACATTCTCCCATCTTCTTCAATTTTTAATTCTACGCCATGTTTTTCAAACCATTCGATTGTATCGCCCGAACAAAATTGATGGAAAGGTCCACGAAGTTCTTTTTCGCCACGCGGATAAAATTTAACCAATTCGTTGGGTTCAAAACAAGCGTGTGTAACGTTGCATCTTCCGCCCCCGGAAACGCGGACTTTAGAAAGGACTTCTTTTCCTCTTTCTAAAATGGCAATTTTAAGTTTCGGATTTTTCTCTGCAATATTAATAGCCGAAAAAAAACCTGCAGCGCCTCCGCCAACAATTATTATGTCGAAATTTTTAATCATATTTTTTGAGTTGCCACGAATTCACGAATTATTTTTTGACAATCTTTGAGAATAAAAATTCGTGAATTGCTTCGCCTATTCGCTATCGCTCGGGTCGTGGCTATTTAAACTTTATATTTTATCTGGATTATCAGAGATAATTCCGTCTACTTTATAACTTTTTACTTTTTGAATGTCTTCTGTAGAGTTTACTGTCCAAGGTAAAACTAAGAATCCTTTTTCTTGTATACGTTTGGTGTTTTCTGTATTCAATAACTGAAAATCAGGATGAATGGCTTTTGCTTTTATTTTTTCGGCGAAAGCAAGAGCAGTATCGAGATTTTCTTCTGTTAAAACACCAATCGGAATATTCGGATTTAGGTTTGATGTTTCCTCCAGCATATTCCAGTCAAAACTTGAAATTATAAAATGGTTGTAATTCCAGTTTTTTTCTGAAATATATTGTTCAATCAGTTGAACCACTTTACTTGGAGTTCCTAAACCTTTTAATTCGATATTGATCAGGCATTTTTTATCAACCAAATCAAAGACTTCATTTAAAGTTGAAATCTGATATTTTCCATCAATCAAAAACGATTTTAACTCAGAAAGAGAAAAAGTGTTTACTAAACCTTTTCCGTTGGTGGTTCTGTCTATTGTTTCGTCATGGATTACGATGATTTGTTGGTCAGCGCTTAAGTGAACATCAAGTTCAATCCCATCTGAATTTAATTCTAATGCTTTCTGAAAAGCTTTTAAAGTGTTTTCAGGTTCGTAGGCTTTTGCGCCTCGATGTGCAATCTTTAAAATATTCATTTTATAAAGGTTCAGAGTTGCAAAGGTACAAAGGAGCAAAGGAAAAATAATAGCCACAGATTAAAGGATTAAAATGATTTTCAAAATCTGTGCTAATCCTTTAATCTGTGGCTAAAAAAACTTTGCGAATCTTTGCGAAAATCTTCGTGTTTCTTTGTGGAAAAATCTTTAAATTTTTTCCAGTAAAACAATATCAAAATCATTGTCTATAATCACTTTTCCATCAATAACTTCTGTTTTTTGACCTGAATAA
The Flavobacterium humidisoli DNA segment above includes these coding regions:
- a CDS encoding geranylgeranylglycerol-phosphate geranylgeranyltransferase → MLSRQQKLLVMKIVSLFSVVRGYNIPIIILAQYLSAIFILAPEIRALDILLDFHLFLIVFASAITIASGYIINNFYDSQKDLINRPNKSMLDRLVSQKTKLNVYFSLNFLAVLMAFIVSWRAFLFFSGYIFMIWFYSHKIKKYPIIGNLLSALLAVTPFFAILLYFYNKISFEEIENHMSHFVVISAHAVFLFLLLLIREMIKDLENLKGDLVNDYRTIPVLYGEKISKQIITVLTLSTILPVYVLVNIYDVGYMDIYFYVCFAVLLFFLIYLWKSDSKEQYLRLHNVLKFLIVSGVCCIVLINPSVLWHGRELISNY
- a CDS encoding DUF502 domain-containing protein; the encoded protein is MKSILKIVKATFLGGIIFLVPLVVLLIVLEKGYGIVQKTTLPLVSALPKVSVLGLALQELVGLLIIILICLVAGLLARTAAAEKVVQKLEDGILSFVPGYSFMKSMNENILGLESKDDLKVILVPTDAGLQFAFLIEPVSDDKFTVFIPDAPNPWSGSVVFVDKKDITEIDITQKQALACIRKLGYGSEELLKNKL
- a CDS encoding mevalonate kinase, which produces MKGPLFYSKILLFGEYGIIRDSKGLSIPYNFYNGALKKSEEPTEEAISSNKSLRSFASYLEGLHTQQPELVTFDLETLKNDVETGMYFDSSIPQGYGVGSSGALVAAIYDKYATNKITVLENLTREKLLQLKNIFSQMESFFHGKSSGLDPLNSYLSIPILINSKDNIEATGIPTQSFDGKGAVFLLDSGIVGETAPMVSIFMENLKDKGFRAMLKNQFVKYTDACVENFLHGDMKSLFTNTKKLSKVVLNHFKPMIPEQFHAIWQHGIDTNDYYLKLCGSGGGGYILGFTEDLERAKTSLKDYKLEVVYQF
- a CDS encoding type II toxin-antitoxin system RelE/ParE family toxin; this encodes MKRTIIFSKNAEKSLLELFEYLEIKWSKKVKDKFISKLDKAIYLIQIEPEIFPKSGLNKNYHKCVLSKQTSIYYKFNTKRVEIIAFFDTRQDPNKIKKDIK
- a CDS encoding diphosphomevalonate/mevalonate 3,5-bisphosphate decarboxylase family protein, which codes for MLTAADFIPNLYTSTIENGNFEWSAPSNIALVKYWGKKDNQIPANPSVSFTLNNCKTITKLAFSKKDNNGNFSFDLLFEGKPKEDFKPKIQKFLERVEVYLPFLKDYHFTIDTQNTFPHSSGIASSASGMAALAMNFMSLERKLNPEMTDEYFYQKASFLSRLGSGSACRSVKGNVVVWGNQVNIKGSTDLFGVEFPYSIHENFKNYQDTILLVDKGEKQVSSTVGHDLMHNHPYAERRFAQAHENLDQLIKIFENGNLEEFIKVVESEALTLHAMMMTSMPYFILMKPNTLQIINAIWKFRNETQIPVCFTLDAGANVHVLYPENVTEKVLQFIQDELVVFCQNSQYICDKIGEGSIAL
- a CDS encoding TspO/MBR family protein, which gives rise to MNKFVKIAIALVICLTVGYSASLVTRPSIETWYVTLEKPVFNPPNWIFMPVWTILYILMAVAAALVWDKIKEQTEEVKKALLFFIIQLILNAIWSYLFFGLKNPMLALIEIALLWLMIYETYLKFVKINKISGYLLIPYLAWVGFATVLNASIWWLNK
- a CDS encoding MBL fold metallo-hydrolase, with the translated sequence MKNIAKDVYQIPLFPCNSINCYLIEDVLIDAGIRTSANKIIKALKDKSVNKHVLTHAHADHQGSSKVICETLNIPLLCSEPEKAFAENGNVITEYPNPNHIISKFQKNFWAGKGHPVSETLKEGDQIGGFTVIETPGHSSGHISFFREKDGILIVGDVMTNMNLLTTKVGLHEPPHLFTADREINRKSILKLASLQPKILCFGHGPVLFNTGELEKFVRNMR
- a CDS encoding Crp/Fnr family transcriptional regulator, with the translated sequence MNAELQKQILSIASFSEKEIEKIDSCFEYEKFTAKEFLSSMGKISNKIFFIIEGLARVYYLKDGKEITTYLSSDEGFIASYSSFINQSISFENIQCIEDCEILSITFEKMQFLYNEIPNWERVGRILAEQNYLCMADRVLKLQMIPAKEKYQTFLASTPAKIIQRTPLIYIASFLGITPESLSRIRQDIS
- a CDS encoding HAD family hydrolase — its product is MKFKGIIFDLDGTLVNSLEDISDAMNKVLTALNYPTHTYDTYQYFIGSGLRNLVSKALPATNNSDDEIESCFECMVDEYTKICTLKTKPYEGIIELLENLTSQNIKMAVFSNKADELTKKIASEIFPKQFDTAIGLSTEALKKPNPFEAIEISKKWNLKPEEILFVGDSDIDMKTAVNANMFPVGVTWGYRTEEELKSSGAKVVINNASELIEIL
- a CDS encoding NAD(P)/FAD-dependent oxidoreductase; the protein is MIKNFDIIIVGGGAAGFFSAINIAEKNPKLKIAILERGKEVLSKVRVSGGGRCNVTHACFEPNELVKFYPRGEKELRGPFHQFCSGDTIEWFEKHGVELKIEEDGRMFPVSNSSQTIIDCFLKATEKLGIKVLTGQSVQSIFKKENHWKIDTQSDNFATEKLIMATGSNPKIWEMLQEHGHAIVSPVPSLFTFNIKDSRIKELPGVAAQVTVHVKDTKLESTGPLLITHWGMSGPAILKLSAWGARILHDKNYQFTIFVNWLNDVDFEDAEKTLKDLKQEHAKKAVSKKSPFDFPNRLWESLVLASGIETETKWADLSKNQLQNLALQLTKSEFKVNGKSTFKEEFVTAGGIDLKEINFKTMESKIHQNLYFAGEIVNIDAITGGFNFQNAWTSGFILAQNI
- a CDS encoding glycerophosphodiester phosphodiesterase, with translation MNILKIAHRGAKAYEPENTLKAFQKALELNSDGIELDVHLSADQQIIVIHDETIDRTTNGKGLVNTFSLSELKSFLIDGKYQISTLNEVFDLVDKKCLINIELKGLGTPSKVVQLIEQYISEKNWNYNHFIISSFDWNMLEETSNLNPNIPIGVLTEENLDTALAFAEKIKAKAIHPDFQLLNTENTKRIQEKGFLVLPWTVNSTEDIQKVKSYKVDGIISDNPDKI